A single region of the Brachypodium distachyon strain Bd21 chromosome 3, Brachypodium_distachyon_v3.0, whole genome shotgun sequence genome encodes:
- the LOC100824206 gene encoding uncharacterized protein LOC100824206 — protein sequence MEANVVNKNGCSEEGQLQLPLALFAVERNSKKRLLFDVSSRKVRGISSVLFPDAFCESQNGGWLLMVQHKPFKLEEQIVFLVHPSTGRRIDLPLLRDASQGCFVAYIDSRGNPLVVACIEIMTVFPTVHITCPGDVYWCVYKHIDNPFMPEAMCRCGRSTPMCRCTKSTYIIDVALIGTQAVCVESHGQILIFDVTEMTWRTVSCPEWTIGDAPYLVASNTEVVLISWDRGAEVRAFKFFKLDVKALEWSSLDDGELDNTSWFLWKGQSFRVSEEGKRKVYTFGPDQCKPPMTSVTDSSTTMNWITYSTGGSKLKSITNIYVYDLVDGTVEMVIPASIVTEVRGWVQSSTFATPAILNIYVYPSLS from the coding sequence ATGGAAGCAAATGTCGTGAACAAGAACGGATGTTCTGAAGAGGGGCAACTGCAACTGCCCTTGGCCTTGTTTGCTGTGGAACGCAACAGCAAGAAACGACTCCTATTCGATGTTTCAAGCAGAAAGGTCCGTGGAATAAGCAGTGTGCTATTTCCAGATGCTTTCTGTGAGTCCCAAAATGGTGGATGGCTCCTCATGGTCCAACACAAACCATTCAAACTTGAAGAGCAGATTGTCTTCCTTGTTCACCCAAGCACTGGCCGGCGGATTGATCTGCCACTACTTCGTGATGCCAGCCAGGGGTGTTTTGTTGCCTACATTGATTCTCGTGGAAATCCTCTAGTTGTTGCGTGCATCGAGATCATGACTGTTTTTCCAACTGTGCACATAACCTGTCCTGGAGATGTGTACTGGTGCGTATACAAACATATTGATAATCCGTTCATGCCAGAAGCAATGTGCAGATGTGGCAGGAGCACTCCGATGTGCAGATGCACCAAGAGCACTTATATTATTGATGTGGCTTTGATCGGAACACAGGCTGTCTGCGTTGAATCTCATGGGCAAATCCTGATCTTTGACGTCACTGAAATGACTTGGAGAACGGTGTCTTGTCCAGAGTGGACTATTGGAGATGCTCCTTACCTCGTGGCGTCCAACACGGAAGTTGTGCTCATATCATGGGATCGTGGGGCGGAGGTGAGGGctttcaagttcttcaagcTGGATGTAAAAGCATTGGAGTGGTCATCGCTGGATGATGGGGAGCTGGATAACACCAGCTGGTTTCTTTGGAAGGGACAGTCCTTCCGTGTGAGTGAGGAAGGCAAGAGGAAAGTTTACACATTCGGTCCTGATCAATGCAAGCCACCAATGACGTCTGTCACAGACAGCTCAACTACAATGAATTGGATCACCTATTCCACTGGTGGATCAAAATTGAAGTCCATTACAAATATCTATGTATATGATTTAGTTGATGGGACTGTTGAGATGGTTATACCAGCATCTATCGTTACGGAAGTACGGGGTTGGGTTCAGTCTAGTACATTCGCTACTCCAGCTATACTGAACATTTATGTTTATCCTTCCTTGTCTTGA